In Fragaria vesca subsp. vesca linkage group LG1, FraVesHawaii_1.0, whole genome shotgun sequence, the sequence TTCTGGTATAGCAAACTTATTTGCTAAGCTAAATCCATATCCAGTATCTACAAACGCATGTAGATGATATTTCTTGTATCCTGGAAATTTTAATCCAATTTCCATGTAGTTACTGAATCTGCTTGTAGAGACTGTCTTTACTTGACGTATGTTTTGGTGTGGAAGATCTTCTTTTACCTCTGTAAAAAGATTGCACGTTTCTTCTTTGCAAATTGATATGATCGAGCATAAAGTGTTATGTTTTTAATGTGTTTCCTACCCTACTTAGCTATGATATTCTCATAATAATGCTATTTCTCACATGTTTTGTAATTGTACAGGCAATGAGAGCTTAAATTGAGAAAAGAAGGCTTAATCATGAAAATAAGAGAAAAATGCAAAAAGCCCAAAAGAAGGCCCAAGTAGTCAGAAAGCACAAAAGAAGGCCTAAGTCCAATGATGGAAGAAGAAAGGCATAAAAAACTTAATTGAAAAAGGAAGGCCCAAGTAGTCCAAGGCTGGAAGAGAAGGCCCAAGCAGCCTAACAAAGGGAGGAGAAAAGTCAAACTTGTGGAGCTAGTCCCACATCATTTTTGAGGAGAAGTTTCACCAAAATTTTCTCTATATAAAGACAGCCTTGGGTACTTCTTAGAGCATCATTCATTCACATTAAAAACCAGAGGGATAAGAGAGCAACAACAGCAGCCTTTCCTTTTCTTTTGTCAAGCTTCTTCCTCCTTTGCTAAGCCTTGGAGGACTTCTCTATGAAGACAGCAATGTTGGAGACTTGAAGCATTGAAGTCAAGCATCCTTTTGATGTCAACAAGCTTCCTTGGAGATTTGATAAAGTGTAAACATTACATATACTTTGTTTTGATTTTCTTTACAAATTTATAGGCATGTTTCGTGTGCTGAACTTAGGATTTGGAAGCATGTTTTGCATGTTCTTGTATTCAATAGATTCAGAATTTTATGAAACATATTGATGTTGCGTTAATGATTTTCTGGTGATCCGATCTTGTGAGTTTTAATGATTGAAAGTTTGTGTTTTTGTTTAAATCAAAGAGTTAGAATGCCTGCTAGCTATTACCATGATTCATGCTAAACTTCTTCAAGTAAGTATGTTTCTCTAAGTGGTGGAAACTATGTAATAATAGTTGAAAACGTAAACTACAGCAAATGCATGTTACGACTTCTCGGGTGTGCGTTGTTGTTCAATCTCAATTCTTTAATTCCTAATTATTCATGTTTATTGTGGACAAGTACTCTTCAGTATTGAATGCAGCAATTTACATGAAATAATCTAAGTTCTAGACTTCTCTGTGCTTAGGTGATAAAGTAAGTAGAATTAAAGGAATACATGTCCTCTTCAGGCGTGTGTTCCAAGATTGTTTCTCTTGTTAAGAACTTGCATGATAATTGGATTGTTGGAATGAAACGTAATCTTGATGTGTGGTGGAATTCGAATTTACCTCTGTTTGCGATGTTGAATTAATTGATCACTTGTACATATCTTATTTTCTGTTTTTTAGGAACATAGAACAAACCTTCAAACCGCCCCCCCCCCCCCTCGTTACCTTGTACCATATGTATATTTGTAAATGAATACTTGTAAATACTTATAGTTACAGACTCTTTAGTGTAACCATGACTGCATGAGTGCCCTTTAAGTCCCCGGATTGATCGAACCCTATTTGCCAACACTACATTCTGATAAAAAAAAAAAGATTTTTAAATTGTGCGCCCGGTAACAAGCACGTCACAAATTATTTCTCCTGTCACCTCTTTAGTATCAGTCTCTTCAGTACTCTATTGTTTATCTACAGATACTACTTCTTCTGAAGTTGTATCGAATGATATTACCTCCTTTGAGGTTTTATCAAATTCCATTCTTTCAAGTTTAATTCTTTGAATTTCTGTTCTCAAGATTTATTTTCTTTCTTCTATCTCATAGAAGTAATCTTCATATTCTTGTTCAACAAGCTGACTTATTGAACTATTCGTTGTTTTCTTTCTTGCTTCAGCTATGAAGCATTCTATGTAATAAGTTTTCCCTAACTTTTCACATGATATGGGAAGACCATCCTTCTCAAGACAAAGACAGAAATCACAGGTAAATGTTCCATATTTTACACTATAAGAAGAAAATATTTCTTATGTAGTGTTTTCTTCCCAGTTTTTGACTTCGAGAAGGTAAACCTCTCTACGGTTACAATCTTCTTCTGAATCAGATTCAGATTCTTCTAAAGAATCTTCTTTTGACCATGCTGAGTAAACAGACATGTGGTCTTCTTCTTCAGAGTAAACCGCCTCAAATCCTTTCATGTTGGCCATCTCTATGACCTCTTCATATTCTTCAAAAAGAGCTTTTAAAGTTCTTTTTTCTTTTTTAGGGCACTTATTAGTATAATGTCCTTCTGCTTTGCATAACCATCATCTATATGTTTTCTTCTTTTTAGACTCCTGAGAAATTTATTTTCCATGCAATTATTTTTTCTTTTGAAAAATCTCTTTTTAGGGTTATGTTTCTCTTTTGTAGTTAGAACTCTTCTTGAAATTCTAATTTCTTTTTTTGTTTCCTCCGAAACGTTTGTGAAATTTCTTTTCTTTTGTGTTGTTCCTCACAACCCCAATTGGTTCGTACCTCTAAGAGTTTAGTACATAAATTATTATCTCCTTTGAGATAATCAGAGTAATTTGTTTGAGATAATCTGCTTGAGGTGAAGTCTGCTCGAGGTGATATATGCTCAAAGTGATCTGCTCGAGATAATCTACTCGAGGTACTCTACTTGAGAAGAAATAAAACTGACTAATTTATCCTATACTGAGATAATCTAAAGCTTCTTGGTATACTTCAAGAGTTCAAGGGTTTCTTTGATAATCCTAATGTTTTTTTGAACTCTATATATTTTTCTCTGAACCAAATAGATATTATCCCAATAATTAAGATCTTCATTATCAAGTGTTGATCTAAAATCTTTTAGGATTGTCAATTGTTTTTGTTCTTCTAACAATTCTTCTCTAGTTTCATTGTAGATAGCAAGCAATTGTGGTCTAGTAAGAAACGAAATTATGATAATGAAAAATTAGCTGTTTACCTTTGAGTATAGAAGATAGATTTCAGCTGTAAAATGTCGAAATAAACAAATTCATGAATATAGGCCCACTACGCTTCGTCAAAAATTTTCATTGAAGAGATTAAAAGGTACAATGGGAAGTAAAAATGCAATAGGAAAAGAAGCAACATGTGAACCTATTTCTCCGGTTGCTTACCTTATTAGAAAGGTAGTGGATGCAATTGTTTAAGTGGGTCTACAATCTAGAAATAGTAAACAAGTAAAGCTTTTCTATTGTCCAAGGTGATGTTTACAACTGCTTTTATCCGTGAAATAAGTGAAGTGCGAACGTCCGTTTCTAAAACGGGCTTTGTGTGTTTGTCTATATATATATATATATATATATATATATATATATATATAGAGTATATATATACNGGAAACCATGTGGAGTGCACGTTCTAGTGCGCACGAAGCNCCGGTTTGCCACCCCTCCGGCGTCCGACGACAGCGCGCCTCCACCCCAGCGGACTCCAGCAGCATCCCCCGATTCACTTTTCCCTCCCCCGGTCAAGGCCGTCAAATTCCAATTTTCCGGCAAGATGACTTTTATTTGAATTTTGGGTGATCTTACCGAAAAACTGGAATTCAGCGGACTTGCCAGGGGGGGAAGTGATCGGGGACGCTGCTGGAGTCCGCTAGGGTGGAAGCGCGCCATCGTCGGTGGCGAACGGAGCTCCGTGCACACTTACGCACGTGCGCTTCATATCCGGCCTAGATATATATATATATATACAGATTTTCTCAGGTGTGGATGTTCGCATTTATTCTTACGGTGCGGATTTCCACTTTACACTCACTTTTCAATCGAATTTTCTTTGCAAAATTTCAGCTAATTTGGTTATCATTAAGGCACTCAAACTCGATTAAACCAATGGATGAACATAATTATGTCGAACTTGAACCATTCATGTTTATAACAGAAAAACGCACTTTTGAGTGCCTTAATGATAACCAAATTGGCTGAAATTTTACAGAGATGATCTATACATTAATATCTAAATACTAGACGGTGGAGATGTGAAAATTCAATTGAAAAGTGAGTGTAAAGTGGAAATTCGCACCGTAAGAATAAATGCGGACGTCTGCAGCTGAGAAGCTCTGTGTGTGTATATATATTTATTTATTTATTTATTTTTGAATAAAAACATACTGATGATATTATAATTGATTAGGCAGAGAGGTTACAATCATAGTGCAGAACACCAACAATAGAAGTAGGTGGATTGGAGATCCACACCTATTGATGTTCTGATTTATAAGCAACATTTGAGCAACTTGATTATAAAATTTAGAAGCAAAACTAATCTCAATTCTTAGGCCGAATATGCAGCTCGTATCTAATATCTTCAACAACACTGTTCAATAAACTTAGATCATCATGAGTGCTTGCTATATCCTAAACTGCTACTGAGCCATCAGTTTCTATGATCACATTATGTAGCTGCTTTTCGATGATAAGATTCATACCTTCTCTTATAGCAATTACCTCAAATTTTTAAAGTAAAGGAAGTCCCCTCTCTAGATTTTCCCTATTTATAACAAACTTTTATTAAATTTTAAGGAATGATATAGGCAATTATTATGAAATCTGTAAAATAGAGAATCTACTAGAGTTTGAAAAAAAATAGCTTAAATCTCCAGACTTTGGCTTCTTTATAATTATAAGAATTGAGAGTTTGAAATACAATGTTTGTACCATATATAATAAAGATAGCTTGTGCTCTAGTGTTGAGAACAAAGCTATCTTGTAAGAGGTCCAGGGTCAAACCGGGTAAGTGAATTATTTGACCGTCAACTGACGGAAAGGATAAAAAGTACTAGATCTTAAAGTATATGGGTATACCAATTTAAATTAAAAATCGGGTCTACAAACTATTTTTAGATGTAAGTATAAGGTGTCTATAAGTTTTTTTTTTTTTAATAAATAATAAAAAACATTAAAAATTTGATGTTAGTAGTTTGAGGACTTCCACATTCATATACACGTCCTGCTGGGACTCCCTGAAGATCTGTAAACTTTGAGGATATCCACTCCATATATATGCGCACTGTCATCATAATTCTTCAGTTTTAGTCGCAACATTTTTTTCATTTCCTTTGCTTCATCTCATTGACAGAAACCTAGCCCTAGCTACTCCAGATTCCTGTTTGTATTTTGCTTTCTTTTGTGTTCACCACCGTCACAAAGTCACACATATGTGGGATGGGAAGCGTTGTCTTCCCATACGAACGCACTGTTAGCAAGCTCATAGTGTGTGTCCACTTTGATGCATCACTTCGTGTGAACTAGTTGGAGGGGATGAGTCTTTAGCAATCCCAACAGCTTGTGCTGTTAAAATGGGTCATATTTATAACGACCTTTGCAAGGACGACGACGATCATAGAGGTGGAAAACCTGCGAAAGACAAGGTGAAGAGAGTGCAGTTCTAGCTGGTGATGCCCTTCTGTCACTTGCCTTAGAGGCCAGAGCAGCTTAGACTACAACTGTTTCTCTTGAACGTGTGGTTCAGGCCATTGATAAGCTCGGTTCAATTGTTTACTTTATTGCAAGGCCGTTTGTGGTTCATGAAGTAGAAGAGCTAGCTGACTTTGATACTGCTAGGGCTGCTCCATTTTATTATTTAGCTAACTCTTGCATACAGGCAGACTTAGAGAAGAAAAATATTGCAAGACTCTTCGTTTTTGTTCTTTGGAAATCAAAGTTATTAGAACAAAAGGAAACAAAACAATCTGAGTCTACAGAAGATGAACAAACCTAACAAAGGAAACACGCCTAAAACAAACAAAAAACTAACAAAAATCATAAGCACAACAACTAAAAGCACAACACACCCCCAAAGCCTTCAAGAAGATGTGACGATTCTCCATTCAACAAGAGCAGCCTAATTAGTTGAAGAAACAATACTTATAATTGCCTTAAAGAGTAACTATTGGAGGCTTGCTTTCATTTCTAAAAATCTATTGTTTGTTTTTCCTCTCCAAACAGCATAAACAGTTGGGCTCAGTTTCGTTTTACCACCACTCACTTAGTTCTTTAATGTTGAACAGAATATAATTTTTTGTTTAAAAAAAATAAAAATGAAACGTTCTACTTCACATCATTTATATGATATCCGTTGCCTTGTATATAAAATTTAATAATGAGATAAAACTCTAATAAAGAATGTTCAGAGTCTCATAAGACTGCCTCAATTCAGTGCCTTACCATTTGAATATTCACTTCGATCATTTCATCATATTAGAATATATCTCAGCTCCGTTGTTAAAGTTAGGCATATGCCAAATAGTAAATCTTATACGCTTGTCTTGTACACAGTAAAAAAGGAAATTGAGGTATATAGGTTAATTATAGATGAAACACTGAATTGATACAGTACATGTAAAGGTAAGACATGCACCTCGGAGATAGAGAACAGCAGCAGGACAACCTTAACCCAAGACTTTGGGCCGCCAACCGGCAATAACATCCTCTTTCAGGGCACTAGTTTTCGTAAATGAATCCCGTGAAAAGATACTCTGCATGTCCCAAAAAAAAAAAAAAAAACATTATCAGGATCACAGAACATAACCTGCACAAAGGGTAGTGGTTCCTACAAATACCATTTCTGCATTTTAACTACTAATTGCATCTTTATCTATAAATTTTTATTCAACCAACAATTCCATAATTTGTGCATCTAGCTTCTGGACTGAAACATTATTCCTATAAATAAAATTTAAAAAGGGCATTTCCAAGCTACATGCGTGTCACTGGCCGATCATACTTGATAAGCATCAACTAAAGGGCTCTATTCCACTACAGTTCCTTAAAAGACATTATCACAATTATTTTATTGGGATAAATCCAGATCAAACTAAACTTTTAAGCCAACTTCAGAAATTCCATGTGCAGCCTGCATTTGGAAAGAATTAGTTAACATGCTAGGTACTTTTAATTTCAGGAGCATATTGTAATATTTGTTACTTCCAGAAGAATTAGTTAAACATCTGTTTGTTAGCAGAAAACTTGTTAGGCACACATGAATGGGAGATATGTAACACGTTGCTTCTACGAACCTTTATGTAAGACTTCAGAAATGGAAGGGAATCTGGAACCGACCAACTTTTATAATGCCCCAAAGCAATCTCCATATGATACAACTTGGGAGCAAGTGACAGGTCAACGGAAGAAACCTGGTCCCCATTCACAAAAGGCCCCTGAAAAGAATTCAACATCTAAATAACCAATCAAATATAAGTATCAAAGAACCCACTACATTTGATTTTTATAAACATGTTGGCACAAGGGAAAAACAAAATTTCATATAACACGCATAATAGGACATCCAAACTCTGTTTGTGTTTTAATTTTTGTTGAAAAATCATCTGATATCTTTACTGAGGCCCCTCAAAAGTATGCTTCAGATTCTATCTACAAAAAGTTAGAAGTTATTCATCTCCAGTAATTTCAGAAAACTCAAATGGCATATAAGAAAAAAGAATCAAGTGGAGAGCTAAAGATTCTTTTCTTATACCACCTACTCGTAGCAAGCTATGTTCCTGGGGCTTAAAGCGCCAGGCTAACAGAAGGAAAAGAGCTAGTTGTTACGCTCTTTCAGAGCCTTCAATGCCATGCCTCCAACAAGACACCAGAAGGTTACGAAGTAAGAAGAAGAGGTTCTGAAGGAAAGGGGTAACATTTGAACATCAAGAACTTTTTCTAAAATAATGTGATTGAGAATTCTATATTTCCAGAAAAACATGCAGCTAATAAAACCCAACACATTTGCAGAGCATGGTTTACAAATCAGAGCTTGGTTTACAGACCACATTTGAAATGACACATGACTTTGTTCTAACAATTTCCAAATTAATTTTTCATGAATGCACAAATTGATCTCAAGAAGTTGTTATAAACTCAAGAAACAGAAAATCACAAGACTTGAATGACAAATTCAGCAAATAAGAATGTATGCCATGTCTATTGGAATTGAAGTACAGAAAGGGCTTACATTTAATTTGAGGTAATCATTGAAAGTGCTAAGTTCATTGATTAATGCTTGCTCTGTTCCATCTTTGGGGTCTTTGCTCTTAAGGAAACCAATAAACGTAGAGAAGATCTTTGACCCACTGTGAAGAAGAATAAAAGTTACGTCTGATAGGGCTTTGTATACAACTACAAATATTCATAAATTAGAGATTAGTGCAACATCCCTGAACTATAGACTTGTGCTAATTATCTCCACAGACTTTTTGGACTTTTTAGGATATGAACTATATGAACCTAAAGTCAGAAATGATTCCAACCAAATTCCTTCAACAGTTAACGTGCCTAGGGCATAACCACTTTTTCATAGGCCAATTGGCCATACCTTGCTCATTTAACAGTTTAAGAAATTTTAATTACAACTGAAAGGTGAAGAAACATTTGGCCAAGAACTTAATTCCATAATCAAAGTATGATCAATTTTCCATCAACGCAGGTCACATGCTTGGCATGTGCATTTGAGGATGTCAGATTTGGATGGTAAATAAAGATAGGCACTATAGCTATCTTCATATGGTTACACATTGTACAATTGACCACCCAAAAGAGTCTTGGAAAATTGGCAAAACCCCAATAGTTCAGGAGATATATTGCACTGAACTCTAAAACTATAACAGGAGAACAAAGTCAAATCCAAACACAAATATATGGCACAGAGAAAAAAATAAGCAGAGGTCTGCTTTCTTAACACAAGATACATTTTAACTGCATCAAACATATCAGCTTATAAAATTAATTAAAAAATTGATGACTGCAACATGTTTAATGACCATACTGATGATATATCATGGACCAGAATACCTATTTAGCAGAAGTGAAATTATGTTCGGGAAAGTAATTGCGTATGAAAGACGACCAAAAAGTCTTTAAAGTAATTGCTTGTTTCACCATGGATACTAAGATATATCCTGTACTTTAGTTTCCTGTTGCTATTACCAGCACTGTTCGTCTTCTCTCTTTTATCATTCATTGCCCTTTGCAATCCCATGCAACACTAAGTCTATATACATAACTTTCTTCATGATGAAAGGTTTCATAGACAAGGGAAATTAACCTTTAATATCATGTGTGTTCCTCAAATTCAAGAATGGAAGAATTCACTTCCTTTTCATTGCCATAGAGAAAATGAGAAATTCGTAACTTAAATTCTATAAACCTCTTTGACCAAAAAAATTAAATAAATGCTATAAACTTAAGGCTGACTTTTCCCCATCAGAGGAAAATAATGCAGCCAAAAAGAAGCTCAAGTCAAAGCAAACTCAAGTCCTACATTAAAATTCAGACTATTATTTTATTTTCCTCTGAGAGTTTGTTGTCGGACACTTGGACTGCATCAACATTATTTTGAAAAGGGGCTTTATATCAATAAAAGCCAGTTCTTTTCATAACTACAGGTTCATGAAGAAGTAGAAAGCAAGACTCGAGGATCATTTTTAAAGAAAGTAGAAATTTTTTACTTAAGTGCTGATAACTCGAGGATCATTTTCCCACAAATAAGCGAAACTGATGCAGACTGCAGACAATATGAATCTGAATAAAAGAGATGCTGGTATCTGTAGATGCAGACATTTTTCATTGTCTTAAGAGAGATGCTGAGATTCACAGAATTTGGTGAAATGATATGCAATTTGGCAATTTAAACCATAAAATTGTCAATACCCCGGCATTCAATCACTATATAGAATTACCATTTTAATTCTGTATGAAGGCATGCATTTCATAGATATTAAAATTGTCTAATTCTGATATTCAGGCACTAGGCTGGAGTTGAAGTAAAACATACACTGAAGCCTTGTCAGGGGGGGTTGTCAAAGGCGGCTCAGGGTACTTGTCTTCCAGTATTTGAGTGATAATATCTGAATCTGCAATCCACTTGTCATCAAGGTTGA encodes:
- the LOC101305509 gene encoding glutathione S-transferase DHAR3, chloroplastic-like isoform 2 codes for the protein MSTTTAARIHPTAAALSSTIKHHLLLRPSHRRHVVFRNNTSFSRRPMLTMASAPTPLQVCVKSSITVPNKLGDCPFCQRVLLTLEEKHLPYELKLVDLANKPDWFLKINPDGKVPVVNLDDKWIADSDIITQILEDKYPEPPLTTPPDKASVGSKIFSTFIGFLKSKDPKDGTEQALINELSTFNDYLKLNGPFVNGDQVSSVDLSLAPKLYHMEIALGHYKSWSVPDSLPFLKSYIKSIFSRDSFTKTSALKEDVIAGWRPKVLG
- the LOC101305509 gene encoding glutathione S-transferase DHAR3, chloroplastic-like isoform 1, encoding MSTTTAARIHPTAAALSSTIKHHLLLRPSHRRHVVFRNNTSFSRRPMLTMASAPTPLQVCVKSSITVPNKLGDCPFCQRVLLTLEEKHLPYELKLVDLANKPDWFLKINPDGKVPVVNLDDKWIADSDIITQILEDKYPEPPLTTPPDKASVGSKIFSTFIGFLKSKDPKDGTEQALINELSTFNDYLKLNMLNSFQGPFVNGDQVSSVDLSLAPKLYHMEIALGHYKSWSVPDSLPFLKSYIKSIFSRDSFTKTSALKEDVIAGWRPKVLG